A DNA window from Takifugu flavidus isolate HTHZ2018 chromosome 15, ASM371156v2, whole genome shotgun sequence contains the following coding sequences:
- the mplkip gene encoding M-phase-specific PLK1-interacting protein: protein MDRGSVRPPWSPGALRPPARFPSPGSGWGFSGHRGAFSPRSPGYPPGPHRGYRGFSPAGFGSASRGHGGRVWRRGDRFQPGSPVPVHKHQASDCPVEKYFSASMLQDPWAGLQPVAVTDRHTPP from the exons ATGGACCGCGGATCGGTCCGACCCCCGTGGAGTCCCGGAGCTCTGCGGCCGCCGGCCAGGTTTCCCTCTCCGGGCTCCGGCTGGGGTTTCTCTGGACATCGCGGCGCTTTCTCTCCCCGTTCTCCCGGATACCCCCCCGGTCCTCACCGGGGTTACAGGGGCTTTTCTCCTGCAGGGTTCGGGAGCGCGTCTCGGGGCCATGGGGGGCGGGTGTGGCGCAGGGGCGACAGGTTCCAGCCCGGTTCTCCTGTGCCGGTTCACAAGCACCAG gcctCAGACTGTCCTGTGGAGAAGTATTTCAGTGCTTCGATGCTCCAGGACCCCTGGGCGGGTCTGCAGCCTGTTGCagtcacagacagacacacgccACCCTGA